In the genome of bacterium, the window CCGTAGTACTCGGCGATGAGGTCGGCGTAGAGCCCGTTCAGGTAGTCGGCCGTCAGGGGGTTGCCCGCCTCGGCGTGCTCGTGGAAGCGGAGCTCGAAGTCGGCGAAGAGCGTCTGCCGGAAGATGGTCTGACGGATGCTCTCGAGCCGCTGGTTCAGGAGCAGAAGCTGCATGTCCACGTCGCCGTCCTTGCGGGCCTTGGCCAGCAGGTGGTCGGTGAGCAGGGCCTCGTTGCACGTCGAGGCGATCTCGGCCAGGAAGGTGGTGTAGCGCGAGTACACCGCCGGCTGGCTGCGGCTGCTGAACACCGAATGCAGGGCGTGGCCCATCTCGTGGGCGGTGGTCGAGACGGCGTCGAGGCTGTTGTCGTAGTTGTGCAGCACGTACGGGTGCAGGTCGCGGGCCAGCACGCCGTTGCTGTAGGCGCCCGAGCGCTTGCCCTTGTTGGGGTAGACGTCGATCCAGCCGTTGGCCGGGTCCATGCCCTCCCGGAGCAGGCCCACGTATTCCTTGCCCAGGGGCGCGAGACCCTCGGCGATGATCCGGCGGGCTTCGTCATAGCTGTACTCGGGTTCGATGCCCTCGATCATGGCGTTGTAGAGGTTGGGGAAGGTCAGGGCCCCGTCGAGGTGCATCACCTTGCGCCGCAGNNNNNNNNNNNNNNNNNNNNNNNNNNNNNNNNNNNNNNNNNNNNNNNNNNNNNNNNNNNNNNNNNNNNNNNNNNNNNNNNNNNNNNNNNNNNNNNNNNNNNNNNNNNNNNNNNNNNNNNNNNNNNNNNNNNNNNNNNNNNNNNNNNNNNNNNNNNNNNNNNNNNNNNNNNNNNNNNNNNNNNNNNNNNNNNNNNNNNNNNNNNNNNNNNNNNNNNNNNNNNNNNNNNNNNNNNNNNNNNNNNNNNNNNNNNNNNNNNNNNNNNNNNNNNNNNNNNNNNNNNNNNNNNNNNNNNNNNNCTCGGCGTTGATCACGTCGGGGAACTCCATGTCCACGCCGAGCAGCGCGTCGTAGGCCGCCTTGGGGGCCGAGCGCAGGTTGCCGGTGAGGGACATGATGCGTTCCTCGGGGCCGCTGAGGGTGTGGTCCTGCTGCCGCCAGAGTTCGCTGAAGTAGTAGTTGTAGATCTGGAGGTCGGCTTCCTCGGCCATGAAGTTGCGGATGACCTGGGGGTCGAGGGCCAGCAGCTCGGGTTCGATCCAGCTGGTCGCTTCGCCGAACGCGGGGAAGAGGGCCTTCACCCGGCCGTCCATGGTGGCGAGGTCGCCGTTGCCGCGGTCGACGTCGAATTTCGTCTGCGCGTACATGTAGACGCGGAAGAAGCGCTGGCCGAGGGCGTCCTGGGCGTTGAAGGCGTCGAGCATCGCGGCAGCCGACTCGCCGAGGCGGCCCCGGAAGTCTTTCAGCTTGGGGATGTCGGCGGCCACGGCGGCCAGTTCGGCCTCCCAGGCGGCGTCATCGGCGAAGATGTGGCCCGGCGCCCACTGGTAGTCGGCCGGGATGTCGGATCGGGCGGCGGACGGATCGGGGGCGTAGTCGGCCAGGGCCGGGATGACCGCGAGGGTGAAGAGGGTCAGGACGAGCAGGGCGACGCGTCCGTGACGGCGACGATGCAGCATGGTTGGTACCTCCGAAGCGGATTGCGGGACGTGCGTGGGCCCGGTTCCCTGGGGAACCGGGCCGTCGGGGAGGGATGGCGGGGCCGGGGCCGCGGCGCCGGGGCTACCGCAGCGGCAGGCCCTTCTCGTTCAACCCGGCCGCCAGGCCGTCGGACGCCGCCGACTTGGCCGGGAATGCCAGGGGAATCTCGGTGACGGTGAAGGTCCCGGCGCCGGTGTCGTGGTCGCCGTGGAAGATCTTCTCGTCGAAGTAGCCGGTGAAGTAGAGGTTGTCCGGGCCGGTGCCCCAGATCGACACGAAGCTGCCCACCTC includes:
- a CDS encoding oligoendopeptidase F; amino-acid sequence: LRRKVMHLDGALTFPNLYNAMIEGIEPEYSYDEARRIIAEGLAPLGKEYVGLLREGMDPANGWIDVYPNKGKRSGAYSNGVLARDLHPYVLHNYDNSLDAVSTTAHEMGHALHSVFSSRSQPAVYSRYTTFLAEIASTCNEALLTDHLLAKARKDGDVDMQLLLLNQRLESIRQTIFRQTLFADFELRFHEHAEAGNPLTADYLNGLYADLIAEYYGPDFEMGADDQCEWMFIPHFYYDFYVFTYATGLTSGLALADRISEQGDAAARQYIDNMLKAGSSAPPLDILRNAGVDLETPAPIVAAMDAFAETVAEFDRLWTQKYGKM